One Triticum dicoccoides isolate Atlit2015 ecotype Zavitan chromosome 4B, WEW_v2.0, whole genome shotgun sequence genomic window carries:
- the LOC119296376 gene encoding U2 small nuclear ribonucleoprotein B''-like: MLSGDVPPNQTVYFRNLNEKVKKEELKRSLYALCSQYGRIVDVVALKTHKLRGQAWVAFSEITAATNAFRGLQDFDFYGKKMRVQYAKTKSDCFAKADGSYAPKEKRKKQEEKAAEKKRRTEDGQQPGANAPVAPSNGTGHQPSRFAKPPQEPAAPPNNILFLQNMPDQTTSMMLQILFQQYPGFREVRMIEAKPGIAFVEYEDENQSMVAMEALQGFKISPENPMAISYAKK; this comes from the exons ATGCTGTCCGGCGACGTTCCCCCGAACCAGACCGTCTACTTCAGGAACCTCAACGAGAAGGTCAAGAAAGAAG AGTTGAAGAGATCACTTTATGCATTGTGCTCTCAGTATGGAAGGATAGTGGATGTCGTGGCCTTAAAAACTCATAAACTGAGGGGGCAAGCCTGGGTGGCATTCAGTGAAATTACAGCGGCTACCAACGCTTTCCGGGGCCTACAGGACTTCGATTTTTACGGCAAAAAAATG CGGGTACAATATGCAAAAACAAAGTCTGACTGTTTTGCAAAAGCAGATGGGTCTTATGCTCCTAAAGAGAAAAGGAAGAAGCAAGAGGAGAAAG CTGCTGAGAAAAAACGGCGAACTGAAGATGGACAACAACCTGGCGCTAATGCTCCTGTTGCCCCAAGCAATGGAACT GGTCATCAACCTTCTCGTTTTGCCAAGCCTCCGCAAGAGCCAGCTGCTCCGCCGAACAACATCCTCTTCCTCCAGAACATGCCGGATCAGACCACGAGCATGATGCTCCAGATCCTGTTCCAGCAATACCCTGGTTTCCGGGAGGTGCGGATGATTGAAGCCAAGCCAGGCATTGCTTTTGTGGAGTACGAGGATGAGAACCAGTCCATGGTTGCAATGGAAGCCCTCCAGGGTTTCAAGATCAGCCCAGAGAACCCAATGGCCATCTCATACGCCAAAAAGTGA
- the LOC119296375 gene encoding SCAR-like protein 1 isoform X1, whose product MPLSRHTVANEYSLGGRDLYKRADQHDPEAVLDGVATAGLVGLLRQLGDLAEFAAEVFHGLYDEVMTASARGHGLVLRVQQLETELPLLEKDVCQRDYLYIASNRGVDWHANLRVDHGVVTTGDTPCFIMDSIKQCHGPPRLFMLDKYDIGGEGTCMKRYSDPAFFKTDSACSRMLQEGMRTERRPIRTMEIRPNLQNAEIFRASDGANNDSRFKTDLSGEVLDEVPTRRQRLKHRQLNGTVFRSFRPQMQDLYEKASPEEKTFSMDRSEVQISFTDSPDTNVEERDIMVDTSSTTEKGKEGYYATARKRRSTSQETPSSCSAGSSKGYSSEVDIYVDTLTTMGSEVETDSEHRDHGGQGAFALGKMCSDAQGAAVSRSSTFSKKEDSCSSDVGSGNRDEADHSEGDVTVCVTEAKLVGGEHERTSSLEELFSQEKPVSCEHERTVSLEELLTGDILLSEPDTRELATESSGNAIVSNATSDGTADATKRAKGNNVSAISFKKTASKRCVESMELFASKVGILPRKLSKKHDPFSDSLRNMAKELLELKCDGTQDTDLYEFEANGDGFDVKCRKMAHPPIETMEESFRKSISFDSPQDDVGSRECQLEVVDQESNHEVPTADSPQDSVPDENGFEHIDVYLTDIVSPSPKEDGEEEEEDDEEEEEGWAVAAPDEHSSVGMLNHASELIQEHTEDIHTEGASENASDMGEDLKEVCICEERVNVEDADGCSESDENASEDEITENIGEHVALDDVISSPISSKQSDDPCHVTPFTLKDADIAVASEGPDNYSTEMEHVTLLETVAETGLPKVVTEQVVSSEAALPDDEQCCPHPETSLPQDTVLGSCELLDQNEQLQLHSSSMMSATPDPTVNTGEIHELHEEPPNPCNSISTDIFADQLAPDSTDLPLPSISSFDWMLSGLMKKSLNVLPAPSSNINLQEISSSEDTEETPPLPPLPPVQWRATKLQTGSTSLFAKLGRPPRPKPPVKQLENENNSSPGETNQESENVQEIGWNNCFSSQKEMAQATTLCSETRTDLLPESDSQENNVQEGYKECDVQSSNLFCSSEVKCNTDVTSVGDDMHTFKPPELIVIPEEAWSELVDMKPILKQEEERKQQLINGVSDCSSIHTSGLPIEKTTVEHESSDQKEELSAADSNTTTDSEENKPNGLPCQDDIQNPDFSVQQEDKSNDMVRDFSSALEEELAKLPAHSVPELPRYPLLQVISHDRSMLRKAPTLVQPSSKLSDEKNTVLDQIKNKTFNLKPVVTKRPNVMGGPRTNLQVAAILERANAIRQAVADDDDEDSWSE is encoded by the exons ATGCCCCTGTCAAGGCACACGGTGGCCAACGAGTACTCCCTCGGCGGCCGCGACCTCTACAAGCGGGCCGACCAGCACGACCCCGAGGCCGTCCTCGACGGCGTCGCCACCGCCGGCCTCGTCGGCCTCCTCCGCCAGCTCGGCGACCTCGCAGA ATTTGCGGCAGAGGTGTTCCACGGGCTGTATGATGAGGTGATGACCGCGTCGGCGCGGGGGCATGGTCTCGTGCTCCGGGTGCAGCAGCTGGAGACAGAGTTGCCACTCCTGGAGAAAGACGTCTGTCAGAGAGATTACCTGTACATAGCTTCTAACAGGG GAGTTGATTGGCATGCGAACCTGAGGGTGGACCATGGGGTTGTGACGACGGGCGACACGCCTTGCTTCATCATGGATTCCATCAAGCAGTGCCATGGGCCTCCAAGATTGTTCATGCTTGACAA GTATGATATTGGCGGCGAGGGAACGTGCATGAAGAGATACTCAGACCCGGCCTTCTTCAAGACAGATTCCGCATGTTCCAGAATGCTGCAGGAAggaatgagaacagaaagaagaccAATTAGAACCATG GAGATCAGGCCGAACCTGCAGAATGCTGAGATTTTCAGAGCTTCTGATGGAGCCAACAATGACTCAAG GTTCAAGACTGATTTAtcgggtgaagtgttggatgaagtCCCGACAAGGCGGCAAAGACTGAAGCACCGACAACTAAACGGGACCGTGTTCCGAAGCTTCAGACCGCAGATGCAGGATCTTTATGAAAAGGCTTCACCAGAGGAGAAAACCTTCTCCATGGATCGATCAGAGGTGCAGATATCTTTCACCGACTCACCCGACACAAACGTCGAAGAGAGAGATATCATGGTGGACACTTCCAGCACCACTGAGAAGGGCAAGGAAGGCTACTACGCCACAGCACGCAAGAGGAGGTCGACTTCCCAAGAAACACCGTCAAGCTGTTCAGCAGGAAGCAGCAAGGGATACAGCTCTGAAGTTGATATTTACGTGGACACACTCACCACAATGGGGTCTGAAGTGGAGACAGACTCAGAGCACAGGGACCATGGTGGACAAGGTGCCTTTGCATTAGGCAAGATGTGCTCTGATGCTCAGGGCGCCGCCGTCTCCAGGTCTAGTACCTTCAGTAAAAAGGAGGACTCTTGCTCTTCAGATGTTGGCTCAGGAAACAGAGACGAGGCTGATCACTCCGAAGGAGATGTCACTGTCTGTGTAACGGAAGCCAAACTTGTTGGTGGTGAACACGAGAGGACTAGCTCGTTGGAGGAATTGTTTTCACAAGAAAAGCCGGTTTCTTGCGAGCATGAGAGGACTGTTTCCTTGGAGGAACTGCTTACTGGGGACATACTTCTTTCAGAGCCTGATACAAGGGAATTAGCTACCGAGTCCAGTGGTAATGCTATTGTGAGTAATGCTACATCCGATGGTACAGCTGATGCTACTAAAAGGGCcaaggggaacaatgtttcggccaTTTCCTTCAAGAAAACAGCGAGCAAGAGGTGTGTCGAAAGCATGGAGCTGTTTGCCTCAAAAGTCGGCATTCTGCCCAGGAAACTCTCCAAGAAGCATGACCCATTCTCTGATTCCCTCCGTAACATGGCAAAGGAGCTGCTTGAGCTCAAGTGTGATGGCACTCAAGATACTGACTTGTATGAGTTTGAAGCGAATGGCGATGGATTCGACGTCAAGTGTCGGAAAATGGCTCACCCTCCTATTGAAACCATGGAGGAAAGTTTCAGGAAGAGCATTTCTTTTGATTCACCCCAAGATGATGTTGGTTCAAGGGAATGCCAGCTGGAAGTAGTGGATCAAGAGTCAAACCATGAGGTTCCAACTGCTGACAGTCCACAAGATTCAGTGCCTGATGAAAATGGTTTTGAGCACATCGATGTCTACCTGACAGACATCGTATCACCGAGTCCCAAAGAAgatggagaagaggaagaagaagacgatgaagaagaagaggaaggatggGCGGTTGCGGCACCTGATGAGCATTCATCTGTTGGCATGCTCAATCATGCATCAGAGCTTATTCAAGAGCACACTGAGGATATACATACCGAAGGTGCTTCTGAAAATGCATCTGATATGGGTGAAGATTTGAAAGAAGTGTGCATTTGCGAAGAGCGTGTGAACGTGGAAGATGCTGATGGATGCAGTGAATCTGATGAGAATGCATCGGAGGACGAAATCACAGAGAACATAGGAGAGCATGTGGCTCTAGATGATGTGATCTCCTCGCCGATTTCATCCAAGCAATCTGATGATCCTTGCCATGTAACTCCATTCACTCTCAAAGATGCAGATATTGCAGTAGCAAGTGAAGGCCCAGACAACTACAGCACTGAAATGGAGCATGTCACATTGCTGGAAACAGTCGCGGAAACGGGACTACCTAAAGTTGTGACTGAACAAGTAGTCAGCAGTGAGGCTGCCTTGCCAGATGATGAACAGTGCTGTCCACATCCAGAAACTAGTTTACCACAAGATACAGTTCTCGGTAGCTGTGAACTTCTAGACCAAAATGAGCAACTGCAACTGCACAGCTCATCTATGATGTCTGCCACTCCAGATCCAACTGTAAACACAGGGGAAATACATGAATTGCATGAAGAACCGCCTAATCCATGCAACAGCATCAGCACTGACATTTTTGCAGATCAATTGGCTCCGGACTCCACTGATTTGCCGCTGCCCAGCATTTCAAGTTTTGATTGGATGCTTAGTGGTTTAATGAAGAAGTCATTGAACGTGCTTCCTGCTCCATCAAGTAATATAAATCTACAAGAGATTAGTTCTTCTGAAGATACTGAAGAAACACCACCACTTCCACCTCTTCCGCCGGTGCAGTGGCGAGCGACCAAGCTTCAGACAGGATCCACATCTTTATTTGCAAAATTGGGGAGACCACCAAGGCCAAAACCTCCAGTGAAACAGCTAGAAAATGAAAATAACTCCTCACCAGGCGAAACAAATCAAGAATCTGAAAATGTTCAGGAAATAGGCTGGAACAATTGTTTTAGTTCGCAGAAGGAAATGGCACAGGCAACAACACTTTGTAGTGAGACTCGGACAGATCTGTTACCTGAGAGTGATTCTCAAGAAAATAATGTCCAAGAAGGATACAAAGAGTGTGATGTGCAGTCTTCTAATCTATTTTGCTCATCAGAAGTCAAGTGCAACACAGACGTTACTTCAGTAGGCGACGACATGCACACTTTTAAGCCGCCTGAGCTTATAGTAATTCCAGAGGAGGCTTGGTCTGAGCTCGTAGATATGAAACCGATACTGAAGCAGGAGGAAGAGAGAAAACAACAGCTCATAAATGGAGTTTCTGATTGCAGTAGCATTCATACCAGTGGTTTGCCAATTGAAAAGACCACTGTGGAGCATGAAAGCTCTGACCAAAAGGAGGAATTGTCAGCAGCAGATAGCAACACAACTACAGATTCAGAAGAAAACAAACCAAATGGGCTTCCTTGTCAAGATGATATTCAGAATCCTGACTTCTCAGTGCAGCAGGAAGATAAATCCAATGACATGGTTAGGGATTTCTCTTCAGCATTAGAAGAGGAACTAGCAAAGTTGCCTGCTCATTCAGTGCCAGAACTACCTAGATATCCTCTGCTTCAAGTTATTTCTCATGATAGAAGCATG CTGAGAAAGGCTCCAACTTTGGTTCAGCCATCAAGTAAGCTTTCAGATGAGAAGAACACAGTGCTGGATCAGATAAAGAACAAG ACTTTCAACTTGAAACCGGTTGTTACAAAGAGACCAAATGTGATGGGTGGTCCAAGAACAAACTTGCAAGTGGCGGCCATTCTCGAGAGGGCCAACGCGATTCGCCAG GCGGTTgctgatgacgatgacgaggatagCTGGAGTGAGTAG
- the LOC119296375 gene encoding SCAR-like protein 1 isoform X2, producing the protein MPLSRHTVANEYSLGGRDLYKRADQHDPEAVLDGVATAGLVGLLRQLGDLAEFAAEVFHGLYDEVMTASARGHGLVLRVQQLETELPLLEKDVCQRDYLYIASNRGVDWHANLRVDHGVVTTGDTPCFIMDSIKQCHGPPRLFMLDKYDIGGEGTCMKRYSDPAFFKTDSACSRMLQEGMRTERRPIRTMEIRPNLQNAEIFRASDGANNDSRFKTDLSGEVLDEVPTRRQRLKHRQLNGTVFRSFRPQMQDLYEKASPEEKTFSMDRSEVQISFTDSPDTNVEERDIMVDTSSTTEKGKEGYYATARKRRSTSQETPSSCSAGSSKGYSSEVDIYVDTLTTMGSEVETDSEHRDHGGQGAFALGKMCSDAQGAAVSRSSTFSKKEDSCSSDVGSGNRDEADHSEGDVTVCVTEAKLVGGEHERTSSLEELFSQEKPVSCEHERTVSLEELLTGDILLSEPDTRELATESSGNAIVSNATSDGTADATKRAKGNNVSAISFKKTASKRCVESMELFASKVGILPRKLSKKHDPFSDSLRNMAKELLELKCDGTQDTDLYEFEANGDGFDVKCRKMAHPPIETMEESFRKSISFDSPQDDVGSRECQLEVVDQESNHEVPTADSPQDSVPDENGFEHIDVYLTDIVSPSPKEDGEEEEEDDEEEEEGWAVAAPDEHSSVGMLNHASELIQEHTEDIHTEGASENASDMGEDLKEVCICEERVNVEDADGCSESDENASEDEITENIGEHVALDDVISSPISSKQSDDPCHVTPFTLKDADIAVASEGPDNYSTEMEHVTLLETVAETGLPKVVTEQVVSSEAALPDDEQCCPHPETSLPQDTVLGSCELLDQNEQLQLHSSSMMSATPDPTVNTGEIHELHEEPPNPCNSISTDIFADQLAPDSTDLPLPSISSFDWMLSGLMKKSLNVLPAPSSNINLQEISSSEDTEETPPLPPLPPVQWRATKLQTGSTSLFAKLGRPPRPKPPVKQLENENNSSPGETNQESENVQEIGWNNCFSSQKEMAQATTLCSETRTDLLPESDSQENNVQEGYKECDVQSSNLFCSSEVKCNTDVTSVGDDMHTFKPPELIVIPEEAWSELVDMKPILKQEEERKQQLINGVSDCSSIHTSGLPIEKTTVEHESSDQKEELSAADSNTTTDSEENKPNGLPCQDDIQNPDFSVQQEDKSNDMLRKAPTLVQPSSKLSDEKNTVLDQIKNKTFNLKPVVTKRPNVMGGPRTNLQVAAILERANAIRQAVADDDDEDSWSE; encoded by the exons ATGCCCCTGTCAAGGCACACGGTGGCCAACGAGTACTCCCTCGGCGGCCGCGACCTCTACAAGCGGGCCGACCAGCACGACCCCGAGGCCGTCCTCGACGGCGTCGCCACCGCCGGCCTCGTCGGCCTCCTCCGCCAGCTCGGCGACCTCGCAGA ATTTGCGGCAGAGGTGTTCCACGGGCTGTATGATGAGGTGATGACCGCGTCGGCGCGGGGGCATGGTCTCGTGCTCCGGGTGCAGCAGCTGGAGACAGAGTTGCCACTCCTGGAGAAAGACGTCTGTCAGAGAGATTACCTGTACATAGCTTCTAACAGGG GAGTTGATTGGCATGCGAACCTGAGGGTGGACCATGGGGTTGTGACGACGGGCGACACGCCTTGCTTCATCATGGATTCCATCAAGCAGTGCCATGGGCCTCCAAGATTGTTCATGCTTGACAA GTATGATATTGGCGGCGAGGGAACGTGCATGAAGAGATACTCAGACCCGGCCTTCTTCAAGACAGATTCCGCATGTTCCAGAATGCTGCAGGAAggaatgagaacagaaagaagaccAATTAGAACCATG GAGATCAGGCCGAACCTGCAGAATGCTGAGATTTTCAGAGCTTCTGATGGAGCCAACAATGACTCAAG GTTCAAGACTGATTTAtcgggtgaagtgttggatgaagtCCCGACAAGGCGGCAAAGACTGAAGCACCGACAACTAAACGGGACCGTGTTCCGAAGCTTCAGACCGCAGATGCAGGATCTTTATGAAAAGGCTTCACCAGAGGAGAAAACCTTCTCCATGGATCGATCAGAGGTGCAGATATCTTTCACCGACTCACCCGACACAAACGTCGAAGAGAGAGATATCATGGTGGACACTTCCAGCACCACTGAGAAGGGCAAGGAAGGCTACTACGCCACAGCACGCAAGAGGAGGTCGACTTCCCAAGAAACACCGTCAAGCTGTTCAGCAGGAAGCAGCAAGGGATACAGCTCTGAAGTTGATATTTACGTGGACACACTCACCACAATGGGGTCTGAAGTGGAGACAGACTCAGAGCACAGGGACCATGGTGGACAAGGTGCCTTTGCATTAGGCAAGATGTGCTCTGATGCTCAGGGCGCCGCCGTCTCCAGGTCTAGTACCTTCAGTAAAAAGGAGGACTCTTGCTCTTCAGATGTTGGCTCAGGAAACAGAGACGAGGCTGATCACTCCGAAGGAGATGTCACTGTCTGTGTAACGGAAGCCAAACTTGTTGGTGGTGAACACGAGAGGACTAGCTCGTTGGAGGAATTGTTTTCACAAGAAAAGCCGGTTTCTTGCGAGCATGAGAGGACTGTTTCCTTGGAGGAACTGCTTACTGGGGACATACTTCTTTCAGAGCCTGATACAAGGGAATTAGCTACCGAGTCCAGTGGTAATGCTATTGTGAGTAATGCTACATCCGATGGTACAGCTGATGCTACTAAAAGGGCcaaggggaacaatgtttcggccaTTTCCTTCAAGAAAACAGCGAGCAAGAGGTGTGTCGAAAGCATGGAGCTGTTTGCCTCAAAAGTCGGCATTCTGCCCAGGAAACTCTCCAAGAAGCATGACCCATTCTCTGATTCCCTCCGTAACATGGCAAAGGAGCTGCTTGAGCTCAAGTGTGATGGCACTCAAGATACTGACTTGTATGAGTTTGAAGCGAATGGCGATGGATTCGACGTCAAGTGTCGGAAAATGGCTCACCCTCCTATTGAAACCATGGAGGAAAGTTTCAGGAAGAGCATTTCTTTTGATTCACCCCAAGATGATGTTGGTTCAAGGGAATGCCAGCTGGAAGTAGTGGATCAAGAGTCAAACCATGAGGTTCCAACTGCTGACAGTCCACAAGATTCAGTGCCTGATGAAAATGGTTTTGAGCACATCGATGTCTACCTGACAGACATCGTATCACCGAGTCCCAAAGAAgatggagaagaggaagaagaagacgatgaagaagaagaggaaggatggGCGGTTGCGGCACCTGATGAGCATTCATCTGTTGGCATGCTCAATCATGCATCAGAGCTTATTCAAGAGCACACTGAGGATATACATACCGAAGGTGCTTCTGAAAATGCATCTGATATGGGTGAAGATTTGAAAGAAGTGTGCATTTGCGAAGAGCGTGTGAACGTGGAAGATGCTGATGGATGCAGTGAATCTGATGAGAATGCATCGGAGGACGAAATCACAGAGAACATAGGAGAGCATGTGGCTCTAGATGATGTGATCTCCTCGCCGATTTCATCCAAGCAATCTGATGATCCTTGCCATGTAACTCCATTCACTCTCAAAGATGCAGATATTGCAGTAGCAAGTGAAGGCCCAGACAACTACAGCACTGAAATGGAGCATGTCACATTGCTGGAAACAGTCGCGGAAACGGGACTACCTAAAGTTGTGACTGAACAAGTAGTCAGCAGTGAGGCTGCCTTGCCAGATGATGAACAGTGCTGTCCACATCCAGAAACTAGTTTACCACAAGATACAGTTCTCGGTAGCTGTGAACTTCTAGACCAAAATGAGCAACTGCAACTGCACAGCTCATCTATGATGTCTGCCACTCCAGATCCAACTGTAAACACAGGGGAAATACATGAATTGCATGAAGAACCGCCTAATCCATGCAACAGCATCAGCACTGACATTTTTGCAGATCAATTGGCTCCGGACTCCACTGATTTGCCGCTGCCCAGCATTTCAAGTTTTGATTGGATGCTTAGTGGTTTAATGAAGAAGTCATTGAACGTGCTTCCTGCTCCATCAAGTAATATAAATCTACAAGAGATTAGTTCTTCTGAAGATACTGAAGAAACACCACCACTTCCACCTCTTCCGCCGGTGCAGTGGCGAGCGACCAAGCTTCAGACAGGATCCACATCTTTATTTGCAAAATTGGGGAGACCACCAAGGCCAAAACCTCCAGTGAAACAGCTAGAAAATGAAAATAACTCCTCACCAGGCGAAACAAATCAAGAATCTGAAAATGTTCAGGAAATAGGCTGGAACAATTGTTTTAGTTCGCAGAAGGAAATGGCACAGGCAACAACACTTTGTAGTGAGACTCGGACAGATCTGTTACCTGAGAGTGATTCTCAAGAAAATAATGTCCAAGAAGGATACAAAGAGTGTGATGTGCAGTCTTCTAATCTATTTTGCTCATCAGAAGTCAAGTGCAACACAGACGTTACTTCAGTAGGCGACGACATGCACACTTTTAAGCCGCCTGAGCTTATAGTAATTCCAGAGGAGGCTTGGTCTGAGCTCGTAGATATGAAACCGATACTGAAGCAGGAGGAAGAGAGAAAACAACAGCTCATAAATGGAGTTTCTGATTGCAGTAGCATTCATACCAGTGGTTTGCCAATTGAAAAGACCACTGTGGAGCATGAAAGCTCTGACCAAAAGGAGGAATTGTCAGCAGCAGATAGCAACACAACTACAGATTCAGAAGAAAACAAACCAAATGGGCTTCCTTGTCAAGATGATATTCAGAATCCTGACTTCTCAGTGCAGCAGGAAGATAAATCCAATGACATG CTGAGAAAGGCTCCAACTTTGGTTCAGCCATCAAGTAAGCTTTCAGATGAGAAGAACACAGTGCTGGATCAGATAAAGAACAAG ACTTTCAACTTGAAACCGGTTGTTACAAAGAGACCAAATGTGATGGGTGGTCCAAGAACAAACTTGCAAGTGGCGGCCATTCTCGAGAGGGCCAACGCGATTCGCCAG GCGGTTgctgatgacgatgacgaggatagCTGGAGTGAGTAG